One genomic window of Oryctolagus cuniculus chromosome 11, mOryCun1.1, whole genome shotgun sequence includes the following:
- the MCAT gene encoding malonyl-CoA-acyl carrier protein transacylase, mitochondrial isoform X2 has translation MSVRVARAAWARGWGAGWHRGATSVAGPPSGAVDVAELLRDATAAEEPRAAAARREPGRCSVLLFPGQGSQLVGMGRGLLGFPRVRELYDAASRVLGYDLLALSLHGPQEDLDRTVHCQPAIFVASLAAVEKLHHLQPEVIENCVAAAGFSVGEFAALVFAGAMDFSEDACGKKGWARLRPGAGTSVRLPWVGTQGPRHLTCTCDPRVRASGAAVGTELGLGPSHSSEQCPKEGIYLFIYFIYLKELQREREGGRSVGRSVCLPSSGSLPRCPSGQS, from the exons ATGAGCGTCCGAGTCGCGCGGGCCGCgtgggcccggggctggggtgcCGGGTGGCACCGCGGCGCCACGAGCGTCGCGGGGCCCCCGTCCGGCGCCGTGGACGTGGCGGAGCTGCTGCGGGACGCGACAGCGGCGGAGGAGCCCCGGGCCGCGGCGGCGCGGCGGGAGCCGGGCCGGTGCTCCGTGCTGCTCTTCCCCGGCCAGGGCAGCCAGCTGGTGGGCATGGGCCGCGGGCTGCTCGGCTTCCCGCGCGTCCGCGAGCTCTACGACGCCGCCAGCCGCGTGCTGGGCTACGACCTGCTGGCGCTGAGCCTGCACGGGCCGCAGGAGGACCTGGACCGCACCGTGCACTGCCAGCCCGCCATCTTCGTGGCCTCGCTGGCCGCCGTGGAGAAACTCCATCACCTGCAGCCGGAG GTGATCGAGAACTGCGTGGCGGCCGCTGGATTCAGTGTGGGAGAATTTGCAGCGCTGGTGTTTGCTGGAGCCATGGACTTCTCTGAAG ATGCCTGCGGCaagaagggctgggccaggctgaggccaggagccgggacctcAGTCAGGCTCCCCTGGGTGgggacccagggacccaggcacttgaccTGCACCTGCGATCCCAGGGTGCGCGCGTCAGGAGCTGCAGTCGGAACAGAACTGGGGCTTGGACCCAGCCACTCCTCTGAGCAGTGTCCCAAGgagggtatttatttatttatttattttatttatttgaaagagttacagagagagagggagggcggtcggtcggtcggtcggtcggtctgtcttccatcctctggctcactccccagatgccccagtggtcagagctga